One window from the genome of Actinoplanes teichomyceticus ATCC 31121 encodes:
- a CDS encoding FAD-dependent monooxygenase → MIDVLIVGAGPNGLMLACELALAGVRPVVLERHAVPPGEPRANGLVGQVVRLLDRRGLYAGLSGESTPPAPRPAFTFGALPLDLTMLAENPHYALGVPQTRLEAALAARAAELGVDLRRGHELVDLRRRSDAVEACLADGTRLTCRFLVGADGGRSTVRRLAGIDFPGVTHDRSVSRTATVTVPASWLDPQTGGLRVPGYGVVPPFQHTRTDRGLIVWAPFPGRPPVLSTTEWPDAPTSDEKPMSLAQLRESVARVIGADIPLGAPDGPALLRRLTGGNTRIAARYRAGRVLLVGDAAHVHPAIGGPGLNLGLLDAVNLGWKLAATVRGWAPQGLLDTYETERRPVAERVVMSTRAQSALIGPGDDVTGLRQLFAELLRTPQVTGHIAELMSGADTRYPGDPADPLAGRCAPDVVVHGEHGPTRLAELTRAARPLLLDSTGAYAEVAAPWRDRVDVVTGALRGTTATAMLVRPDCFVAWSAGDAGRLRASLTRHFGLPR, encoded by the coding sequence ATGATCGATGTCCTCATCGTCGGGGCCGGCCCCAACGGCCTCATGCTCGCCTGCGAGCTGGCCCTCGCCGGCGTTCGCCCGGTCGTGCTCGAACGCCACGCCGTGCCGCCCGGTGAGCCGCGCGCCAACGGCCTGGTCGGACAGGTGGTGCGCCTGCTCGACCGGCGCGGCCTCTACGCGGGGCTCAGCGGCGAGAGCACGCCGCCGGCTCCGCGGCCGGCGTTCACCTTCGGCGCGTTGCCGCTGGACCTGACGATGCTCGCGGAGAATCCGCACTACGCGCTCGGCGTGCCGCAGACCCGGCTCGAGGCCGCCCTCGCCGCCCGCGCCGCCGAGCTCGGCGTCGACCTGCGCCGCGGCCACGAGCTCGTCGACCTGCGCCGGCGCAGCGACGCGGTCGAGGCGTGCCTTGCCGACGGTACGCGCCTGACCTGCCGGTTCCTCGTCGGCGCCGACGGCGGCCGTAGCACGGTGCGCCGCCTCGCCGGCATCGACTTCCCCGGCGTCACCCACGACCGCTCGGTCTCGCGCACCGCCACCGTGACCGTCCCGGCGTCCTGGCTCGACCCGCAGACCGGCGGGCTGCGCGTTCCCGGCTACGGCGTCGTCCCGCCGTTCCAGCACACCCGCACCGACCGCGGGCTCATCGTCTGGGCCCCGTTCCCCGGCCGCCCGCCGGTGCTGAGCACCACGGAATGGCCCGACGCGCCCACCAGCGACGAGAAACCGATGAGCCTGGCGCAGCTACGCGAGAGCGTCGCCCGGGTGATCGGCGCCGACATCCCCCTCGGCGCGCCCGACGGCCCCGCCCTGCTGCGGCGGCTGACCGGCGGCAACACCCGCATCGCCGCCCGCTACCGCGCCGGCCGGGTGCTGCTGGTCGGCGACGCCGCGCACGTGCACCCCGCGATCGGCGGCCCCGGCCTCAACCTGGGTCTGCTGGACGCGGTCAACCTGGGGTGGAAACTCGCCGCCACGGTGCGCGGCTGGGCGCCGCAGGGCCTGCTCGACACGTACGAGACCGAGCGTCGCCCGGTCGCCGAACGGGTCGTCATGTCCACCCGGGCACAGTCGGCGCTGATCGGCCCCGGCGACGACGTCACCGGGCTGCGGCAGCTGTTCGCCGAACTGCTGCGCACACCGCAGGTGACCGGGCACATCGCGGAGCTGATGTCCGGCGCCGACACCCGCTACCCGGGCGATCCGGCGGATCCCCTGGCCGGCCGCTGCGCGCCGGACGTGGTGGTGCACGGTGAGCACGGCCCGACACGCCTCGCCGAGCTGACCCGCGCCGCCCGGCCGCTGCTGCTGGATTCCACGGGCGCCTACGCCGAAGTCGCCGCGCCCTGGCGGGACCGGGTCGACGTGGTCACCGGCGCGCTGCGGGGCACGACCGCGACCGCGATGCTCGTGCGTCCCGACTGCTTCGTCGCCTGGTCCGCCGGCGACGCCGGCAGGCTGCGCGCTTCGCTCACCCGGCACTTCGGTCTTCCACGGTGA
- a CDS encoding YciI family protein — MKFVISMLINPAVLESLTEEEMAAIGDGHSRFIAELKESGELIATQALVDPSQAAVVSVRNGQPVVTDGPYLESKEYLGGFYLLDVEDRARAIELAARIPDAAVEGLGVEVRQVMFADGVVEA; from the coding sequence ATGAAGTTCGTGATCAGTATGCTGATCAACCCGGCCGTGCTGGAGTCGCTGACCGAGGAGGAGATGGCGGCGATCGGTGACGGACACAGCCGGTTCATCGCCGAGCTCAAGGAGTCCGGTGAGCTGATCGCCACGCAGGCGCTGGTCGACCCGTCGCAGGCGGCGGTGGTGTCGGTGCGCAACGGGCAGCCGGTGGTGACCGACGGGCCGTACCTGGAGTCGAAGGAGTACCTGGGCGGGTTCTACCTGCTCGACGTCGAGGACCGGGCGCGGGCGATCGAACTGGCGGCGCGGATCCCGGACGCCGCGGTCGAGGGGCTCGGCGTCGAGGTGCGGCAGGTGATGTTCGCGGACGGGGTTGTCGAGGCGTGA
- a CDS encoding RNA polymerase sigma factor, whose protein sequence is MPQVLGALVRRYGRFDGCEDAVQEAGLAASVQWPVAGVPANPRGWLTTVAARRLIDQVRSERARRERESLPPEPPVDVPDTDDTLLLLLLCCHPALTAASQTALTLRAVGGLSTAEIARAFLVPEATMAARISRAKQRIRAAGSSFPPPVGAQREQRLRVVLHVLYLIFNEGYTASSGESLHRAELAAEAIRLARMVHRRLPDDGEVTGLLALMLLTHARRAARTTDGGDLVPLPEQDRSRWDASLITEGLALARASLGAPALGPYQLQAAIAATHADAASAAQTDWRQVYALYLILERIAPNPMVTVNRAVALAEVAGPAAGLALLAGLDGDERMRGHHRLLSVRGHLLEKAGQRAQAYAHYRDAARATASLAERRYLRSRAARLRPC, encoded by the coding sequence ATGCCGCAGGTCCTCGGCGCGCTGGTACGCCGGTACGGGCGGTTCGACGGGTGTGAGGACGCCGTGCAGGAGGCCGGGCTGGCCGCGTCGGTGCAGTGGCCGGTCGCCGGGGTGCCGGCGAATCCGCGCGGCTGGCTGACGACGGTCGCGGCGCGGCGGCTGATCGATCAGGTGCGCAGCGAGCGGGCCCGCCGGGAGCGTGAGTCGCTGCCGCCGGAGCCACCGGTGGACGTGCCGGACACCGACGACACCTTGCTGCTGTTGCTGCTGTGCTGCCATCCGGCGCTGACCGCGGCGTCGCAGACGGCGTTGACGTTGCGGGCGGTCGGTGGGCTGAGCACGGCGGAGATCGCCCGGGCGTTCCTGGTGCCGGAGGCGACGATGGCGGCCCGGATCAGCCGGGCCAAGCAGCGGATCCGGGCGGCGGGCAGCTCGTTCCCGCCGCCGGTCGGGGCGCAGCGGGAGCAGCGGCTGCGGGTGGTGCTGCACGTGCTGTACCTGATCTTCAACGAGGGGTACACGGCGTCGTCGGGGGAGTCGCTGCACCGGGCGGAGCTGGCCGCGGAGGCGATCCGGCTGGCGCGGATGGTGCACCGGCGGCTTCCGGACGACGGGGAGGTCACCGGGCTGCTGGCGCTGATGCTGCTCACGCATGCGCGGCGGGCGGCCCGGACGACCGACGGCGGGGATCTGGTGCCGCTGCCCGAGCAGGATCGGAGCAGGTGGGACGCGTCTCTGATCACGGAGGGGCTGGCGCTGGCCCGGGCGTCGCTGGGCGCGCCCGCGCTGGGGCCGTACCAGTTGCAGGCGGCGATCGCGGCGACCCATGCGGACGCGGCGTCGGCGGCGCAGACTGATTGGCGGCAGGTGTACGCGCTGTATCTGATCCTGGAGCGGATCGCGCCGAACCCGATGGTGACGGTGAACCGGGCGGTGGCGCTGGCCGAGGTGGCCGGGCCGGCGGCGGGGCTGGCGCTGCTGGCCGGGCTGGACGGCGACGAGCGGATGCGCGGGCATCACCGGCTGCTGTCGGTGCGGGGGCATCTGCTGGAGAAGGCGGGGCAGCGGGCGCAGGCGTACGCGCATTACCGGGACGCGGCGAGGGCGACCGCGAGTCTCGCGGAGCGGCGGTACCTGCGGTCGCGGGCGGCGCGGCTGCGACCGTGCTGA
- a CDS encoding GAF domain-containing protein, with protein MLTDARRLAAVERARRVLPALPMPLDAIAALAARLLGAPMGTVTFVGRHEEYFVGVHGLPPGLAGERHAPLAYSVCKYMVSEDAPVRSPDMAAEDDPALREHPLLTEFGVRAFLGVPLRDADDQPVGSLSVLDGEARQWSDADLSTLMEISHLLSLFPAPAQRAACPVTAALDPQALVEGMKEAFVAVDRRGVVVEFNRAAQELLGWPADEVRGRPLDHTVLPDYDGRPVGEALSRLFAAPAARAVPHRVSVRHRDGRRLPARMVLSVVRGTLGALACAFITDLSEQDAAESDAERQRRFLAALLDSLDVGVAAVDSAGTPVVVNRALRRVHGIGDRWSAEDVTRAVGSSVRDLDGTPLPLSGTPLLRALRGEHVRGADVLVRMPGSADRIMVAHAQPITTAGGTRMGAVAALHDVTAVRRAEGFRACEQQVRQILAAAATVGDAAAATLRAVAEALGWPHAELWLIDSLTGHMQRTGHWSASAGQCGDLHADPVSRGAGVIGTVWETGQPLWVPDIAGATDLAAEHSVARAQDCARMGLHTVLAVPIRDGAAMLGVLVCYSAAPEYDRDLLTVLVGGVAAQFGMFVALRRTADLAEKLKRTRNDFLTLVGHELRTPLTSITSYAGLLAEDPAVPAAEARQMLLVIARNADRLGAVVSDLLELSGLEAGHLRLAVGEHDLAVVVAAAVAAAQPIAADAGVRLYARLPRRLMVHGDPVRLRQAVDNLLSNAIRYSRHGGDVRVRLTAQPDMAELRITDTGIGIPPGEHDDLFHRFTRASNVAHHGFPGAGLGLALVHTIITLHHGDLMFDTGHRPGTSVLLRLPRRQPAPRG; from the coding sequence GTGCTGACTGACGCTCGGCGGTTGGCGGCGGTGGAGCGGGCCCGGCGGGTCCTGCCGGCGTTGCCGATGCCGTTGGATGCGATCGCCGCGCTCGCGGCGCGGTTGTTGGGCGCCCCGATGGGGACGGTGACCTTCGTCGGGCGGCACGAGGAGTACTTCGTCGGGGTGCACGGCCTGCCGCCGGGCCTGGCCGGTGAGCGGCACGCGCCGCTGGCGTACTCGGTGTGCAAGTACATGGTGAGCGAGGATGCCCCGGTGCGCAGCCCGGACATGGCGGCCGAGGATGATCCGGCGCTGCGCGAGCATCCGTTGCTCACCGAGTTCGGGGTGCGCGCGTTTCTCGGGGTGCCGCTGCGCGATGCCGACGATCAGCCGGTCGGGTCGCTGTCGGTGCTCGACGGGGAGGCGCGGCAATGGAGCGACGCGGATCTGTCGACGCTGATGGAGATCAGTCATCTGCTCAGTCTGTTCCCGGCCCCCGCGCAGCGGGCGGCCTGCCCGGTGACGGCGGCGCTGGATCCGCAGGCGCTGGTGGAGGGCATGAAGGAGGCGTTCGTCGCGGTGGACCGGCGGGGCGTGGTGGTGGAGTTCAACCGGGCCGCGCAGGAGTTGCTGGGGTGGCCGGCCGACGAGGTGCGCGGGCGGCCTCTGGACCACACGGTGCTGCCGGACTACGACGGCCGGCCGGTCGGCGAGGCGCTGTCCCGGCTGTTCGCCGCCCCGGCGGCGCGTGCTGTGCCGCACCGGGTCAGCGTGCGTCACCGCGACGGGCGGCGGCTTCCCGCGCGGATGGTGCTGTCCGTGGTGCGCGGCACGCTGGGGGCGCTGGCCTGCGCGTTCATCACCGACCTGTCGGAGCAGGACGCGGCGGAGAGCGACGCCGAGCGGCAGCGGCGGTTCCTGGCCGCGTTGCTGGACAGTTTGGATGTCGGGGTGGCCGCGGTCGACTCGGCCGGCACTCCGGTGGTGGTCAACCGGGCGTTGCGCCGGGTGCACGGCATCGGGGACCGGTGGAGTGCCGAGGATGTGACCCGGGCGGTCGGTAGCAGTGTCCGGGATCTGGACGGCACGCCGCTGCCGTTGAGCGGCACGCCGCTGTTGCGCGCGTTGCGTGGCGAGCACGTGCGCGGCGCTGACGTGCTGGTCAGGATGCCCGGCAGCGCGGACCGGATCATGGTGGCGCACGCCCAGCCGATCACCACCGCGGGCGGGACGCGGATGGGGGCGGTGGCCGCGCTGCACGATGTGACCGCGGTCCGGCGCGCGGAGGGGTTTCGGGCGTGCGAGCAGCAGGTGCGGCAGATCCTGGCGGCCGCGGCGACGGTCGGTGACGCGGCGGCGGCGACGTTGCGCGCGGTGGCCGAGGCGTTGGGGTGGCCGCACGCCGAGCTGTGGCTGATCGACTCGCTGACCGGGCATATGCAGCGTACCGGGCACTGGAGCGCGTCCGCGGGGCAGTGCGGCGATCTGCATGCCGATCCGGTGAGCCGGGGTGCCGGGGTGATCGGCACCGTCTGGGAGACCGGCCAGCCGTTGTGGGTGCCGGACATCGCCGGCGCCACGGATCTGGCCGCGGAGCATTCGGTGGCCCGGGCGCAGGATTGTGCCCGGATGGGATTGCACACCGTCCTGGCGGTGCCGATCCGTGACGGCGCGGCCATGCTGGGGGTGCTGGTGTGTTACAGCGCCGCCCCGGAGTACGACCGGGATCTGCTGACCGTGCTGGTCGGTGGGGTGGCGGCGCAGTTCGGGATGTTCGTGGCGTTGCGCCGTACGGCCGATCTGGCCGAGAAGTTGAAGCGGACCCGCAACGACTTCCTGACCCTGGTCGGGCACGAGTTGCGCACCCCGCTGACGTCGATCACCAGCTATGCCGGTCTGCTGGCCGAGGATCCGGCCGTCCCGGCCGCGGAGGCCCGGCAGATGCTGCTCGTCATCGCCCGCAACGCGGACCGGCTGGGCGCGGTGGTCAGCGATCTGCTGGAGTTGTCCGGCCTGGAGGCGGGTCATCTGCGGCTGGCCGTCGGCGAGCACGATCTGGCGGTTGTCGTCGCCGCCGCGGTGGCCGCGGCGCAACCGATCGCGGCCGATGCCGGGGTGCGCCTGTACGCCCGTCTGCCCCGCCGGCTGATGGTGCACGGCGATCCGGTGCGGCTGCGTCAGGCGGTGGACAACCTGCTGTCCAACGCCATCCGGTACAGCCGGCACGGGGGTGACGTGCGGGTGCGCCTGACCGCGCAGCCCGACATGGCCGAGCTGCGTATCACCGACACCGGGATCGGCATTCCGCCGGGCGAGCACGATGACCTGTTCCACCGGTTCACCCGGGCCAGCAACGTGGCGCACCACGGTTTTCCGGGCGCCGGTCTGGGGCTGGCGCTGGTGCACACGATCATCACGTTGCATCACGGCGACCTGATGTTCGACACCGGTCACCGTCCGGGCACCAGTGTGCTGCTGCGCCTTCCGCGCCGCCAGCCGGCGCCGCGAGGCTGA
- a CDS encoding fused response regulator/phosphatase, translating into MASILLGENVPDLREALIRLLRRAGHEVSIAGTADDTLTAALAGPFDLVLMNPALPGSDGLDGLEVCRRLRAVAATARLPIMMLSVRQCPADVAAADAAGADDYLGKPFDNATLLARVATLVARGEPAPAADVDLGLLRAVREVMAASHLMQADEVAPTLDRALSRLGMGAVIFLIDHDQVVLRALPVRGREPSEPEPVHEGSLPGRAYMLVRPEPDPQRRGRLWVPLLDGTERFGVIRFEVPGAAGAYDVRWQQRCELIAEIVAHLIASKMSGGDILKVARRVEPMTVAAELMWQMLPPLTSSHQRLALSAIVQPCYDVGGEGYDYAVDGDTAWLVLLGAVGRGLGAAVAGAVALSAIRAARRAGGDLPEQVRAADEHLIEQCGGSRHARFVTGMLARFDLESGLVRYINAGSPLPVIFRDADLLGVVTGGARVPLGVRAEGEVRVGEKVLCRGDRMLLHTAGVTEARAADGSLFGAARLTRLAADCEQARLPAPETLRRLALAVAEHRGGPPSGDAAMVLVEWSPAAARRTVVGPPYPDSAGEAEAPS; encoded by the coding sequence GTGGCCTCGATCCTGCTCGGGGAGAACGTCCCGGACCTGCGTGAGGCGCTGATCCGGCTGCTGCGCCGCGCCGGGCACGAGGTCAGCATCGCCGGTACCGCCGACGACACGCTGACCGCCGCGCTGGCCGGGCCGTTCGACCTGGTGCTGATGAACCCGGCCCTGCCCGGCAGCGATGGGCTCGACGGTCTGGAGGTCTGCCGGCGGCTGCGCGCGGTGGCGGCGACCGCCCGCCTGCCGATCATGATGCTGTCGGTGCGGCAGTGTCCCGCCGACGTCGCGGCCGCCGATGCCGCCGGCGCCGACGACTATCTCGGCAAGCCGTTCGACAATGCCACCCTGCTGGCCCGGGTCGCGACGCTGGTGGCGCGGGGCGAGCCGGCGCCCGCGGCGGACGTGGATCTGGGGTTGTTGCGGGCGGTGCGGGAGGTGATGGCGGCCTCGCACCTGATGCAGGCCGACGAGGTGGCGCCGACGCTGGACCGGGCGCTGTCGCGGCTGGGCATGGGCGCCGTGATCTTCCTGATCGACCATGATCAGGTGGTGCTGCGGGCGCTGCCGGTACGGGGGCGGGAGCCGTCGGAGCCCGAGCCGGTGCACGAGGGGTCGCTGCCCGGCCGCGCGTACATGCTGGTGCGGCCGGAGCCGGATCCGCAGCGCCGGGGCCGGTTGTGGGTGCCGCTGCTCGACGGCACGGAACGTTTCGGCGTGATCCGGTTCGAGGTGCCCGGGGCCGCCGGGGCGTACGACGTCAGGTGGCAGCAGCGGTGCGAGCTGATCGCCGAGATCGTCGCGCATCTGATCGCGTCGAAGATGTCCGGCGGCGACATCCTGAAGGTGGCCCGCCGGGTCGAGCCGATGACCGTCGCCGCGGAGCTGATGTGGCAGATGCTGCCGCCGCTGACCAGCAGTCACCAGCGGCTGGCGCTGAGCGCGATCGTGCAGCCGTGCTACGACGTCGGCGGCGAGGGCTACGACTATGCCGTCGACGGCGACACCGCCTGGCTGGTGCTGCTCGGGGCGGTGGGGCGGGGGCTGGGCGCCGCGGTGGCCGGCGCGGTGGCGCTGTCGGCGATCCGTGCCGCGCGCCGGGCCGGCGGTGATCTGCCCGAGCAGGTGCGCGCCGCCGACGAGCATCTGATCGAGCAGTGCGGTGGGAGCCGGCACGCCCGGTTCGTCACCGGCATGCTGGCGCGTTTCGACCTGGAGAGCGGGCTGGTGCGCTACATCAACGCCGGCAGTCCGCTCCCGGTGATCTTCCGCGACGCCGATCTGCTCGGGGTGGTGACCGGTGGCGCTCGGGTGCCGCTGGGCGTGCGGGCCGAGGGCGAGGTGCGGGTGGGGGAGAAGGTGCTGTGTCGTGGGGACCGGATGCTGCTGCACACCGCCGGGGTGACCGAGGCCCGCGCGGCTGACGGCAGCCTGTTCGGGGCGGCCCGGCTGACCCGGCTGGCCGCCGACTGTGAGCAGGCCCGGCTGCCGGCTCCGGAGACGCTGCGCCGGCTGGCGCTCGCGGTGGCCGAGCATCGGGGCGGGCCGCCGTCCGGTGACGCCGCGATGGTGCTGGTGGAGTGGTCGCCGGCGGCCGCGCGGCGCACCGTGGTCGGGCCGCCGTATCCGGATTCCGCAGGCGAGGCCGAGGCGCCGTCGTGA
- a CDS encoding erythromycin esterase family protein: MTAGITAATHPVDAATVMNLLPTRPRLLALGEPVHGENDLLRARNDLFRQLVEEHGYRTLALESDCLAGLLVDDYVTGGPGVLDDVMRRGFSHEWGAFAGNRELVRWMRAYNDGRPPCAQVRFAGIDGPLEITGAASPRHALTALYDHLATRLDPHLLPCTAPALDRLLGADQRWTNPAAMRDPAQSPGRTPEAERLRLLADDLIALLESQAPHLATVSTPEQRHRAHLYARTATGLLRYHRALADTSPGRMARLLTARDAIMADNLLALAERGPTLVNAHNSHLQRRRSSLRMDGQPAHWWSAGAIVSTHLDTRYAFLATAVGTLRQHGVPTPPENTVEGRLYALAQPHRIVEPRRLATALAADPIVARESPWYGYAPLDPDHLDSLDGLLFVRDAGRP, translated from the coding sequence ATGACTGCTGGTATCACTGCGGCCACCCATCCCGTCGACGCCGCCACCGTCATGAACCTGCTGCCCACCCGGCCCCGGCTGCTCGCCCTCGGCGAACCCGTCCACGGCGAGAACGACCTCCTGCGAGCGCGCAACGACCTGTTCCGCCAGCTCGTCGAGGAGCATGGCTACCGCACGCTCGCCCTGGAGAGCGACTGCCTGGCGGGACTACTGGTCGACGACTACGTCACCGGCGGCCCGGGCGTGCTCGACGACGTCATGCGGCGCGGCTTCAGTCACGAGTGGGGCGCCTTCGCCGGCAACCGCGAACTGGTGCGCTGGATGCGCGCGTACAACGACGGCCGCCCGCCCTGCGCACAGGTCCGCTTCGCCGGGATCGACGGCCCCCTGGAGATCACCGGAGCCGCCAGCCCGCGGCACGCCCTCACCGCCCTGTACGACCATCTGGCCACCCGACTCGACCCGCACCTGCTGCCCTGCACCGCGCCGGCCCTCGACCGGCTGCTCGGCGCCGACCAGCGCTGGACCAACCCGGCCGCGATGAGAGACCCCGCACAGTCGCCCGGGCGCACACCCGAAGCCGAGCGGCTGCGGCTGCTCGCCGACGACCTGATCGCGCTGCTGGAGTCCCAGGCGCCGCACCTGGCCACGGTGTCGACGCCGGAACAGCGGCACCGGGCCCACCTGTACGCCCGCACCGCCACCGGCCTGCTGCGCTACCACCGCGCGCTGGCCGACACCTCACCGGGCCGCATGGCGCGGCTGCTCACCGCACGCGATGCGATCATGGCCGACAACCTGCTCGCCCTCGCCGAGCGCGGCCCCACCCTGGTCAACGCGCACAACAGCCACCTGCAACGGCGCCGCAGCAGCCTCCGGATGGACGGACAGCCGGCGCACTGGTGGAGCGCCGGCGCGATCGTCAGCACCCATCTGGACACCCGGTACGCCTTCCTGGCCACCGCCGTCGGCACACTGCGCCAGCACGGCGTGCCCACCCCGCCCGAGAACACCGTCGAGGGCCGGCTGTACGCGCTCGCACAGCCGCATCGCATCGTCGAGCCCCGCCGCCTGGCCACCGCGCTGGCCGCCGACCCGATCGTGGCGCGCGAGTCGCCGTGGTACGGCTACGCCCCACTCGATCCGGACCACCTGGACAGCCTCGACGGGCTGCTGTTCGTCCGCGACGCCGGGCGGCCCTGA
- a CDS encoding tetratricopeptide repeat protein, with the protein MWNDAVVDGLGQDGSMTGPDGGHRRPWWRLPLLEAFLFVALGALTNVFTGLLPEPWKWAHDLRLMGGAFVVVAVLTMMVTLVRQRRDRQAVADEPVPAVRAVTAQTLHGPVMTGDGAAIAGPVVIGDGATVVQQAAPRELAPSAAVPVPDGLINVAAPGVFVGRTAQLAQLDAVLERPGTVVVQAVHGLGGVGKSALAAEWARRHRDRYRPVWWIEADTPAGIDAGLAAFATALQPVVAAGLSLEVLRERAVQWLASHVGWLLVLDNVDDPRDVAAVVRRLGVGRVLVTSRRSTGWAGIATPVSVGVLDLGEAVELMRQVLAHGGRDHDPAGLARVCRELGCLPLAVKQAASYLTETGLSPDGYLDLLKAYPADIFAHGGEGDGERTVARVWRVTLDRLADTPLAGEILRVVAWYAADGIPRSLLDGLAGPPEIAWALGRLTAYSMITVDEDTLTVHRLVQAVARIPDPDDPHRQPEYIYAAHTQAVTRLLAAMPDDWRRPDAWPRWRVLAPHVEALAYQSRDHRDDDATAGALYNGAALFLAEQGALARAVPLFEQALADRRRVLGDDHPDTLASVNNLAYAYESAGDLVRAVPLYEQALAGCRRVLGDDHPDTLISVNNLAGTFRAVGDLARAVPLFEQALAGCRRVLGDDHPDTLISVNNLASAYRAVGDLVRAVPLFEQALAGCRRVLGDDHPQTLVSVNNLAGAYESTGDWSGGSAVRAGPG; encoded by the coding sequence ATGTGGAACGACGCGGTGGTGGATGGCTTAGGCCAGGATGGATCGATGACTGGTCCTGATGGCGGGCATCGGCGGCCGTGGTGGCGGTTGCCGCTGCTGGAGGCGTTCTTGTTCGTCGCGCTGGGGGCGTTGACGAACGTCTTCACAGGCTTGCTCCCGGAGCCGTGGAAGTGGGCGCATGACCTGCGGTTGATGGGCGGGGCATTCGTGGTGGTCGCTGTGCTGACCATGATGGTCACGTTGGTGCGGCAACGCCGGGACCGGCAGGCAGTCGCTGATGAGCCGGTGCCGGCGGTGCGTGCGGTGACCGCGCAGACCTTGCACGGTCCGGTGATGACCGGGGACGGTGCGGCCATTGCGGGACCGGTGGTGATCGGCGACGGGGCGACCGTTGTGCAGCAGGCTGCGCCGCGGGAGTTGGCGCCGTCGGCGGCGGTGCCGGTGCCGGACGGGCTGATCAACGTGGCGGCGCCGGGCGTGTTCGTGGGCCGTACCGCGCAGTTGGCGCAGCTCGATGCGGTGCTGGAGCGGCCGGGAACGGTGGTCGTGCAGGCGGTCCACGGGCTGGGTGGGGTGGGTAAGAGCGCCCTCGCGGCCGAGTGGGCGCGACGTCATCGGGATCGGTACCGGCCGGTGTGGTGGATCGAGGCGGATACCCCGGCGGGTATCGACGCCGGTCTGGCGGCGTTCGCGACGGCGTTGCAGCCCGTGGTGGCGGCTGGTCTGTCGTTGGAGGTGCTGCGGGAACGGGCGGTGCAGTGGCTGGCCTCGCATGTGGGGTGGCTGCTGGTGCTGGACAACGTCGATGATCCACGCGATGTCGCCGCGGTGGTGAGGCGGCTGGGTGTCGGCCGGGTGCTGGTGACCAGCCGGCGCTCCACCGGCTGGGCGGGTATCGCCACGCCGGTCAGCGTGGGCGTCCTCGATCTGGGCGAGGCCGTGGAGTTGATGCGCCAGGTCCTGGCGCACGGCGGCCGCGACCACGACCCTGCCGGGCTGGCACGGGTGTGCCGGGAGCTGGGGTGTCTGCCGCTGGCGGTGAAGCAGGCCGCGTCGTATCTGACCGAGACGGGGCTGTCACCGGACGGCTATCTGGACCTGTTGAAGGCGTATCCCGCCGACATATTCGCCCACGGTGGTGAGGGTGACGGCGAACGTACCGTCGCCCGGGTCTGGCGAGTCACCCTGGACCGGCTCGCTGACACCCCTCTGGCGGGTGAAATTCTGCGGGTGGTGGCGTGGTACGCCGCTGACGGCATCCCGCGAAGCCTGCTCGACGGGCTGGCCGGCCCGCCGGAAATCGCCTGGGCGCTCGGCCGGCTCACCGCCTACAGCATGATCACCGTCGATGAGGACACGCTGACCGTGCACCGTCTGGTCCAGGCGGTCGCCCGTATCCCGGATCCGGATGACCCGCACCGGCAGCCCGAGTACATCTACGCCGCCCACACCCAGGCGGTCACTCGACTACTAGCTGCCATGCCTGATGATTGGCGACGGCCGGACGCCTGGCCTCGCTGGCGGGTGCTGGCACCACATGTCGAGGCCCTCGCGTACCAGAGCCGGGACCACCGGGACGACGACGCGACCGCTGGCGCTCTGTACAACGGGGCAGCGTTGTTCCTTGCCGAGCAGGGCGCCCTGGCCCGGGCGGTTCCGCTGTTCGAGCAGGCGCTGGCCGACCGGCGGCGGGTGCTCGGCGACGACCATCCGGACACCCTGGCCTCGGTGAACAACCTCGCCTACGCCTACGAATCGGCCGGGGACCTGGTCCGGGCGGTTCCGCTGTACGAGCAGGCGCTGGCCGGCTGCCGGCGGGTGCTGGGCGACGATCACCCGGACACCCTGATCTCGGTGAACAACCTCGCCGGCACCTTTCGGGCGGTCGGGGACCTGGCCCGGGCGGTCCCGCTGTTCGAGCAGGCGCTGGCCGGCTGCCGGCGGGTGCTCGGCGACGATCACCCGGACACCCTGATCTCGGTGAACAACCTCGCCAGCGCCTATCGGGCGGTCGGGGACCTGGTCCGGGCGGTCCCGCTGTTCGAGCAGGCGCTGGCCGGCTGCCGGCGGGTGCTCGGCGACGACCACCCGCAGACCCTGGTCTCGGTGAACAACCTCGCCGGCGCCTACGAATCGACCGGGGACTGGTCCGGCGGTTCCGCTGTACGAGCAGGCCCTGGCTGA
- a CDS encoding tetratricopeptide repeat protein: MNNLAGAYDRPGPGPGGPLYEQALAGCRRVLGDDHPDTLASVNNLAGTFRAVGDLARAVLLFEQALAGCRRCSATITRTP; encoded by the coding sequence GTGAACAACCTCGCCGGCGCCTACGATCGGCCGGGACCTGGCCCGGGCGGTCCGCTGTACGAGCAGGCGCTGGCCGGCTGCCGGCGGGTGCTCGGCGACGACCACCCGGACACCCTGGCCTCGGTGAACAACCTCGCCGGCACCTTTCGGGCGGTCGGGGACCTGGCCCGGGCGGTCCTGCTGTTCGAGCAGGCGCTGGCCGGCTGCCGGCGGTGCTCGGCGACGATCACCCGGACACCCTGA